The following coding sequences lie in one Glycine soja cultivar W05 chromosome 16, ASM419377v2, whole genome shotgun sequence genomic window:
- the LOC114389803 gene encoding uncharacterized protein LOC114389803, translated as MASMMDAMLGMKQLMESNAATATAVSSAAEADPTLPTAAHPPFPNVVEREKSTQGHVSNPHLGYNRGTYPYGLPPNYTPPIMHDDPGHIPPLILEGEPPRHPDEVHKDHQEPAQGDVDSYSPFPAEGPAPNALPRPNITREPRNHPIQPTFLPVGGPSRVAEEKGKLDLIEERLRAIEGFGDYPFADMTDLCLVPDVVIPPKFKVPDFDRYKGTTCPKNHLKMYCHKMGAYSREEKLLMHFFQDSLAGATVIWYTNLEASHIRTWKDLITAILRQYQYNSDMAPDQTQLQNMIKWENESFKEYAQRGRDLAAQVAPPMVEREMVTMMVDTLPVFYYEKLVGYMPSNFTDLVFAGERIEVGLKRGKFDYVSPIGASSRKTRIAGAKNKEGDAHTVTSTPAWPKPPQTPHGTHQYAQHHPSFSAGAEVSSDTALTQPRAPTSPQGGALRNPAPTLPHPANNAHLGANMTRNFLPRQAQIFAPIPMTYGELLPSLIANQLAVVVPGKIFQSLFPKWYNPSATCAYHGGTLGHSIEQCLALKSKVQSLIEAGWLTFQEDGPNIKTNPLANHGGGVVNAIEESRSRGPKLLEDVKTPRRFIYKALQKVGMIPCGGRREDSCLMHPSVLHDMETCSTVKDLLQRMIDQGRLEVGSKREEEQHVYMQSTDEEGPKKPKPLIIHK; from the coding sequence atggcttccatgatggatgccatgCTGGGAATGAAACAACTAATGGAGAGTAATGCGGCCACCGCCAccgctgttagttcggctgccgaagcagacccgactctcccAACTGCCGCGCACCCCCCTTTTCCAAACGTGGTGGAACGAGAAAAAAGCACACAGGGGCACGTTAGCAACCCCCATCTAGGTTATAACCGAGGAACTTACCCCTATGGtttaccacctaattacacacCACCCATCATGCATGACGACCCGGGTCACATTCCTCCCCTCATCCTCGagggggagcctcctcgacatcCTGACGAGGTCCACAAAGATCATCAAGAGCCTGCTCAGGGAGACGTTGACTCCTACTCCCCGTTTCCTGCCGAGGGACCAGCGCCCAACGCGCTACCTCGACCCAACATCACGAGAGAACCTCGAAATCACCCAATACAGCCGACGTTTCTGCCCGTGGGAGGGCCATCCCGGGTAGCGGAAGAAAAggggaaactcgatctcattgaagaaagattgagggctATTGAAGGGTTCGGTgattatccgttcgcagacatgaccgACCTATGCCTGGTACCGGACGTCGTCATCCCTCCAAAGTTCAAAGTACCCGACTTCGataggtacaaagggacgacttgccccaagaatcacctaaAAATGTATTGTCACAAGATGGGTGCGTATTCTAGGGAGGAGAAgttattgatgcatttcttccaagataGCCTAGCTGGGGCAACGgtcatttggtacactaatctagaaGCTTCCCACATCCGCacctggaaggatctgattaccgccatCCTTAGGCAGTATCAATACAACTCTGACATGGCTCCCGACCAAACTCAGCTGCAAAACATGATTAAATGGGAAAACGagtcctttaaagaatatgctcaGCGTGGGAGGGACCTAGCAGCGCAAgtagcccctcccatggtcgagagGGAGATGGTTACTATGATGGTGGATACCTTGcctgtgttttactatgagaaattagtgggctacatgccTTCCAACTTCACAGACttggtcttcgccggagaaaggatcgaGGTGGGTTTGAAGaggggaaagtttgattacgtctcCCCGATAGGTGCCAGCAGTAGGAAGACCAGAATAGCTGGGGCAAAGAATAAAGAGGGAGATGCCCATACCGTCACCTCAACTCCTGCATGGCCCAAGCCACCGCAAACCCCCCATGGTACCCACCAATATGCACAACATCACCCAAGTTTTTCGGCTGGCGCCGAGGTCTCTTCCGATACGGCACTCACCCAACCAAGGGCACCCACATCCCCACAGGGGGGAGCTCTCCGGAATCCAGCTCCGACTCTGCCTCACCCGGCCAACAACGCTCACTTAGGCGCAAACATGACAAGGAACTTTTTGCCAAGGCAGGCACAGATCTTCGCCCCGATCCCGATGACATATGGGGAACTCTTGCCGTCtctcatcgccaaccaattgGCCGTGGTGGTCCCGGGAAAGATCTTCCAGTCCCTGTTCCCAAAATGGTATAACCCTAGCGCGACCTGCGCATACCATGGGGGGACCCTGGGCCACTCGATCGAACAGTGCTTGGCCTTGAAAAGCAAGGTCCAAAGCTTGATAGAGGCCGGGTGGTTGACTTTTCAAGAGGACGGGCCCAACATAAAAACAAATCcgcttgccaatcatggagggggggTGGTTAATGCCATCGAGGAAAGTAGGTCACGAGGGCCCAAGCTTTTGGAGGACGTAAAGACCCCCAGAAGATTTATCTACAAGGCTTTGCAAAAGGTGGGCATGATTCCCTGCGGCGGGCGCAGGGAAGACTCTTGCTTAATGCATCCGAGTGT